A region from the Diadema setosum chromosome 17, eeDiaSeto1, whole genome shotgun sequence genome encodes:
- the LOC140241158 gene encoding C-type lectin mannose-binding isoform-like, translating into MSNYNDPVELTSADHDQLKNYDCEYIFIQGFWIGYNDIRTEGAWVWSDHCTPRAPYTNWRQYQPDNFYGGQDSGRMWYTGNISDTARDWDDGSCGVTGDYICKLTF; encoded by the coding sequence ATGTCCAATTACAACGATCCTGTGGAGCTTACGTCTGCTGATCATGACCAACTAAAAAACTATGATTGCGAATACATTTTCATTCAGGGATTCTGGATTGGTTACAACGACATCAGGACTGAGGGCGCGTGGGTCTGGAGCGACCATTGCACTCCCAGAGCTCCGTATACCAACTGGCGTCAGTATCAGCCGGACAACTTTTATGGAGGCCAGGATTCCGGCAGAATGTGGTACACTGGGAACATTTCGGACACAGCCAGAGATTGGGACGATGGCTCGTGTGGAGTTACGGGAGATTACATCTGCAAGCTGACCTTTTGA